The following is a genomic window from Deltaproteobacteria bacterium.
GGACTTCCTCCCGGATACGATGAAGTCGTCCATCGCGGAGAGCGCACCCAGCTCGTACATGCCGCCGGTGATGCCGCCGCCGCCCAGGACCAGCGCTGCCTTGGTCGCCACTCAAAGAGCATAGAGGCATTCGCCCGCCTCCGACAAGGAGGAACCGTGGGCCGGCGGGACGGGAACCGGCCCACGGCATGTCGTCGTACCGGAGCATCCGGCGTCATGCCGCCTTCGACACCCCCTTGACCACATCCGCCCCGGCCGCGACCGGGACTTCGGGCCGCTTTGCGGCCAGCAGGCTCCCCAACGCCACGACGCAGATCCCCGATCCGACGTAGAACGCGTTGGTGTAGTTCCCGAAGATGTCGAACAGCCGGCCGGCGATGATCGGACCGATGATCCCCGCTACCCCCCACGCGGTGAAGAGCAGGCCGTAGTTGACGCCCAGGTTCTTCGTTCCGAAGAAGTCGCCCGTCGTGGACGCGTAGACCGACAGCTGCGTCCCGTAGCAGTAATAGACGACGAACACCATGCCGTACAGCATCGCCGCTCCGCTGATGTGCGGAAGGGCCAGGAACGCCAGGATCGACACACCCACCATCAGACGAAGCGTCTGGAGCCGCCCGATGGTGTCCGACAACCATCCGGAGAAGATCCGTCCGGAAGCGTTCCCCACGGCACCGACGGCGATGGCCAGGTTGGCCGCGACGTCCACGATATTCAGCTGCTGTCGGCCGAACGGCACCAGCTGGCTGATCAGCATGAGCCCGGCGCCGGTTCCGAGGGCGTATGCGGCCCACATGAAATAGAATGCGGGCGTCCTGACCACCTCGCCCGGAGCGTACTCGTGCCGCGACGCCGTTACTTTCGCGGTCGCCGCCGCGGGCACCCAGCCCGCCGGCTTCCAACCCGTCGGCGGATTCCGCAGGATGAACGCGCCGATCATCGTCGCGATGAAGTAGCCGATCCCCAGGTACAGGAACGTGTCCCGCCAGCCGAACGCGGTGAGCATCGGCTTCCCGATGAAGGAGATGATGAAGGATCCGCCGCCGTACCCCGCGACGGCGAGTCCCACCGCCAGCCCCCTGCGATCGGGAAACCATTTCGACAACACCGGGATCGGTGTCGCGTACCCGAACCCGCTGCCGATCCCCAGCACGACGCCCATCGTGAGATACAGCGCGAACAGGTCCTTCGCATACGTCGCGAGTACCCACCCGAGGCTGAACAGGACCGATCCCGCGACGGATATCCAGAACGGCCCTTTTTTGTCCTGCAATCGTCCGGCCGCGATGAAGCTCAGCCCGAAAACGAAGACCGCGATCGTGAAGACCCAGGACGTCTGCGTTCGCGTCCAGCCGAATTCCTGCTCCAGCGGGAGCACGAAGATGCTCCACGCGTATAGAGCCCCCAGCGGCAGGTTCATCAGCAAGGCCCCGGCGACCCGCCACCACCGGTTCATCGACCTGTCCCCCTCGCCCATCGCCGCTTCCATCGCCCGACCTCCGATCCCGGCAGTGCTCTGCCAGCCCAAGGTTGTAACGCCCGACCGGCCACCCCGCTTCTTTCCACGGTTTCAGCGTACGATCCGGTCCGGGCGATCTCTGTATAACCTTTCACAGCAACCGTGCGGCCCTTCCCTCCCGGTTCCGCGCGTTGTAATGCGCCGGGGGCGATTGTAAAGTGGGAACATGCCGATGTCCGTTATCACAGCGGTCGATCTGTTCCAGGGGATTTCCGACCCCGAGGCCCGGAGAGTGGCGCGCCTGTGCACCGAGCGGCAGTACCGGAAGGGCACCACGATCTTCTCCAAGGGCGATCCGGCCCACTCCCTCTACATCGTCAAGGAGGGGAACGTGAGGATTCTTTCCCTCTCGGACAAAGGCGCGGAAACGATCGTGCACATCCTCAAGGAAGGCGCCATCTTCGGGGAACTCCTCCTCTCCGAGGAGCGGCGAGCCTTCACCGCCGTCGCCGACACGGATGCACGGGTCACCGTCCTGTCGAAGACCGGTCTTCTGGAACTTCTGGCCGCCATTCCCACCGTTTCGACGAATTTCATCCGGCTGCTGTCGAAACGGCTGGCGACCGTGGAGAAGGAATACGGGGATTTCGGGCACACCTGGTCCTACAACCGGCTCAGGAAGGTCCTGCTCCGGCTCTGCGAGGAGCACGGCAGGGAAACCCCAGAGGGAATCGTGATCCCGTTGCGCCTGACGCACGAGGATCTGGCGAACCTGATCGGGACCACCCGGGAGACGGTCACGACCCAGATGATACGGTTCCGCCGCCTGGGCCTCGTAAAGAGCCGCGACCGCTTCCTCGTCGTCGACAGGCGAAGGCTCGCGGCGTTCGATCGTCCTTAGCGCTCGACCGGAAACGCGTATCGAAGGAACAGGTGGCTGCCGGCGCGTTTCACGCCCGCGAGGGTTCCCCACCGCGGGGACTCCGGCGCGAAGCGTTTCCCTGCGACCATCCCGGGGCGATCCACCGACCCGTCCCGCCCGGCGACCTGCGGCGCGATCGTCAGGAAAAGCTCGTCCAGGCACATTTCGTGGAAAAAATCCCCCATCAACCGCGGTCCGCCCTCCACAAGGAGGATATCTCCGGGGAGGATACGGCCGACCGCGGAAAGAACCTCCCGCGCGCCGATCGGGCCCCCCTCCCCCGCTTCCTCGATTGCGACCGGGGGGGGAAGGTCTCGTGCGCGAAGCCGGCGGGCGCCCTCCGGTGTCGTGACGATAAGCACCTTCACCTTCGCCGACCGGAATACCGGAAGGTCCAGATCGAGTTCGCCCCGCGCGGTGACGATGACGTTCAGCGCGGGGGCGCTCTTCCCGAGGGCGGTCCGCAGCCGGCGATACGAGTCGGCCAGCGGCGGGTAGATATGCTCCGCGGTCCAGAGGTGGTTCGGGACGGAGCGGAGCGTCCCGGCTCCGACGATCACGGCGTCCGCGACGGATCGCAGCAATCCCATGACCATGCGGTCATGCGGGTTGGAGCCGCTGATGGGTCCGCCGCCCGACAAACCGGGAGCGGACAGGGATGCGACGCCGTCCACCGTGGCGACGAAGTTGCCGATCACGTACGGGCGGCCTTTCCGCAGGGGAAACCGGAGCGGACCGTAGAGCGCCGCCAGCCCGGGGGGAAGGGGGAATTCGTCCCCGCCGGTTCGGTCCAGGAGGGATTCCAGGGGCGCCAGGGGGGTCATCGCCCGGCTCGCCGTCTACCGGGGGCCGGGCTCGAAGCGATGCAGCCCGCACGCCACGTAGAATTCGGTCCGCAGCGCGGGGTCGCTTTCGTAATTCCCGCGCCAGAACGTCGTACGCGTGAGCGGCGCGGTTTCCCGGACCCCCCGCATCTGGGTGCAGAGGTGGTGCGCGTCCAGGTACACCGCGACGCCGTGGGGATGAAGCATGGCGTCCAGGGAGTCGGCGATCTGCTGGCCGATCCGCTCCTGCACGGTAAACCGCTTCGCGAACAGGCGCACCAGCCTCGTGAGCTTGGAGAGGCCGATGATCTGCTCGTGGGCGATGTACCCGACGTAGGCGCGGCC
Proteins encoded in this region:
- a CDS encoding OFA family MFS transporter: MEAAMGEGDRSMNRWWRVAGALLMNLPLGALYAWSIFVLPLEQEFGWTRTQTSWVFTIAVFVFGLSFIAAGRLQDKKGPFWISVAGSVLFSLGWVLATYAKDLFALYLTMGVVLGIGSGFGYATPIPVLSKWFPDRRGLAVGLAVAGYGGGSFIISFIGKPMLTAFGWRDTFLYLGIGYFIATMIGAFILRNPPTGWKPAGWVPAAATAKVTASRHEYAPGEVVRTPAFYFMWAAYALGTGAGLMLISQLVPFGRQQLNIVDVAANLAIAVGAVGNASGRIFSGWLSDTIGRLQTLRLMVGVSILAFLALPHISGAAMLYGMVFVVYYCYGTQLSVYASTTGDFFGTKNLGVNYGLLFTAWGVAGIIGPIIAGRLFDIFGNYTNAFYVGSGICVVALGSLLAAKRPEVPVAAGADVVKGVSKAA
- a CDS encoding Crp/Fnr family transcriptional regulator, which produces MSVITAVDLFQGISDPEARRVARLCTERQYRKGTTIFSKGDPAHSLYIVKEGNVRILSLSDKGAETIVHILKEGAIFGELLLSEERRAFTAVADTDARVTVLSKTGLLELLAAIPTVSTNFIRLLSKRLATVEKEYGDFGHTWSYNRLRKVLLRLCEEHGRETPEGIVIPLRLTHEDLANLIGTTRETVTTQMIRFRRLGLVKSRDRFLVVDRRRLAAFDRP
- a CDS encoding dihydrofolate reductase family protein; amino-acid sequence: MTPLAPLESLLDRTGGDEFPLPPGLAALYGPLRFPLRKGRPYVIGNFVATVDGVASLSAPGLSGGGPISGSNPHDRMVMGLLRSVADAVIVGAGTLRSVPNHLWTAEHIYPPLADSYRRLRTALGKSAPALNVIVTARGELDLDLPVFRSAKVKVLIVTTPEGARRLRARDLPPPVAIEEAGEGGPIGAREVLSAVGRILPGDILLVEGGPRLMGDFFHEMCLDELFLTIAPQVAGRDGSVDRPGMVAGKRFAPESPRWGTLAGVKRAGSHLFLRYAFPVER
- a CDS encoding GTP cyclohydrolase I, coding for MRQFEEYVKEIFAAFGMDPDTPATRDTPRRFLQAMFDSTDGYEGDPKLITVFDTECRGGPDCRLSQVVEGPIQFFSLCEHHALPFYGRAYVGYIAHEQIIGLSKLTRLVRLFAKRFTVQERIGQQIADSLDAMLHPHGVAVYLDAHHLCTQMRGVRETAPLTRTTFWRGNYESDPALRTEFYVACGLHRFEPGPR